From Lycorma delicatula isolate Av1 chromosome 13, ASM4794821v1, whole genome shotgun sequence, a single genomic window includes:
- the LOC142333826 gene encoding uncharacterized protein LOC142333826 isoform X1 codes for MEGVPSVGVKYLHTVELKEVYFACLDIVNSANRIKRRCFRIMREMEEEQLTPLPSPASPSPSSQQSTPLPSPASPPPSPQQRRPLIRRTPAILTLPTASSPRRPPSASPPRHQPPAILTLPTASLPRRPHISTISAILSLPSTSSSSEAQSSVSFTEQESLQSVAGSVVDNLNRCPVCLSEPVSVQVEGCNHRYCDGCAGMLIVNDGRCALCRREISSYCGIERVSQSRPGAAVFFKEDYYRLLIEFRRNNTRVLTKFILIFFYQETPQWNLKY; via the exons ATGGAAGGTGTGCCCTCTGTCGGCGTGAAATATCTTCATACTGTGGAATTGAaag AGGTATACTTCGCGTGTCTAGATATTGTTAATTCTGCAAACAGAATAAAAAGGAGGTGTTTTAGAATAATGAGAGAGATGGAGGAAGAACAGTTAACACCGCTACCGTCACCAGCGTCTCCTTCACCATCATCTCAACAGTCAACACCGCTACCGTCACCAGCGTCTCCACCACCATCACCTCAACAAAGACGACCACTAATTAGACGCACTCCAGCAATACTAACATTGCCAACAGCGTCTTCACCAAGACGACCGCCTTCAGCGTCTCCACCAAGACATCAACCTCCAGCAATACTAACATTACCTACAGCGTCTCTACCAAGACGACCACACATAAGCACAATATCAGCAATACTGTCATTACCTTCAACGTCGTCGTCGTCAGAAGCACAATCTTCGGTATCGTTTACGGAACAAGAAAGTCTGCAATCCGTCGCTGGATCAGTTGTTGACAACTTAAACAGATGCCCGGTCTGTTTATCAGAACCGGTATCTGTTCAGGTTGAAGGATGCAACCATAGATACTGCGACGGGTGTGCAGGCATGCTGATCGTAAACGATGGAAGGTGTGCCCTCTGTCGGCGTGAAATATCTTCATACTGTGGAATTGAaag GGTGTCACAATCACGACCTGGTGCAGCAGTTTTCTTCAAAGAAGATTACTATcgattattaattgaatttcggCGTAACAATACTAGAGtattaaccaaatttattttaatttttttttatcaagaaacacCACAATGGAATTTAAAGTATTAA
- the LOC142333984 gene encoding uncharacterized protein LOC142333984, with amino-acid sequence MREMEEEQSTPLPSPASPPPSPQQRRPLIRRTPAILTLPTASSPRRPPSASPPRHQPPAILTLPTASLPRRPHISTISAILSLPSTSSSSEAQSSVSFTEQESLQSVAGSVVDNLNRCPVCLSEPVSVQVEGCNHRYCDGCAGMLIVNDGRCALCRREISSYCGIERVSQSRPGAAVFFKEDYYRLLIEFRRNNTRVLTKFILIFFIKKHHNGI; translated from the exons ATGAGAGAGATGGAGGAAGAACAGTCAACACCGCTACCGTCACCAGCGTCTCCACCACCATCACCTCAACAAAGACGACCACTAATTAGACGCACTCCAGCAATACTAACATTGCCAACAGCGTCTTCACCAAGACGACCGCCTTCAGCGTCTCCACCAAGACATCAACCTCCAGCAATACTAACATTACCTACAGCGTCTCTACCAAGACGACCACACATAAGCACAATATCAGCAATACTGTCATTACCTTCAACGTCGTCGTCGTCAGAAGCACAATCTTCGGTATCGTTTACGGAACAAGAAAGTCTGCAATCCGTCGCTGGATCAGTTGTTGACAACTTAAACAGATGCCCGGTCTGTTTATCAGAACCGGTATCTGTTCAGGTTGAAGGATGCAACCATAGATACTGCGACGGGTGTGCAGGCATGCTGATCGTAAACGATGGAAGGTGTGCCCTCTGTCGGCGTGAAATATCTTCATACTGTGGAATTGAaag GGTGTCACAATCACGACCTGGTGCAGCAGTTTTCTTCAAAGAAGATTACTATcgattattaattgaatttcggCGTAACAATACTAGAGtattaaccaaatttattttaattttttttatcaagaaacacCACAATGGAATTTAA